A region of Paenibacillus sp. 37 DNA encodes the following proteins:
- a CDS encoding tetratricopeptide repeat protein, with product MKGKLVRAEGHLANIIPIHLDASFFFERAVRSLDRNHVDKALKYFRKAVEYEPENPVNHCNMAGILSEKGDYEASNAILANVLEVVDPSMTECYFYMANNYANMDRFEEAEQALVTYLEEDTQGQFMTEAEEMMELLYYELDRPTKLNRIKSRKGVVEHDQARELLEEGKFAQAAELLEGMSSDYPDYLAARNNLALAYYYMGLFPKAKETIAEVLEQEPGNLHALCNLAIFHQNENRADQVLLLIKKLRVIVPFQHEQVYKLATTMGILGQHDTAYVHFRRLLKDEETAGDPALAHYAAVAAYNTERYDAAERLWHHVSKLDPGSEVSRYYLSGLEAVRQGEQEPEKLSYHYHLPFDEQFRQWENYGSGIPEEMKNDPLIRSSFFWALRHGDRATKLQVIHALGMIGDYEVQQALQSFIEEPREEPDLLEAAQGVLNGLKSAEHEDRNSQVVRPFSPVALKSIGKVPSTSEQSDTGSTSHWQAVVDRALQMSEAKAELQQEMERLWTDYVSRVHPEVPGTKQIEGWAAGLEYLAAKNHSRPVTYQSIAERYGISASTVSKYAKQIHSVCNSKPPLV from the coding sequence ATGAAGGGCAAGCTAGTGCGGGCTGAGGGACACCTTGCCAATATTATACCGATTCACTTGGATGCTTCTTTCTTCTTTGAAAGAGCTGTCCGCTCGCTGGACCGAAATCATGTCGACAAGGCATTAAAATATTTTCGCAAAGCTGTTGAATACGAACCGGAAAATCCGGTAAATCATTGTAATATGGCGGGTATATTATCGGAGAAGGGGGATTACGAAGCCTCCAATGCCATTCTGGCTAACGTGCTGGAAGTGGTAGATCCGTCGATGACGGAATGTTATTTCTATATGGCGAACAATTATGCAAATATGGATCGGTTTGAGGAAGCCGAGCAAGCACTTGTTACCTATCTGGAGGAGGACACCCAAGGTCAGTTCATGACGGAAGCCGAAGAGATGATGGAGCTTCTGTACTATGAGCTGGATCGTCCGACCAAACTGAATCGAATCAAATCACGCAAAGGTGTAGTGGAGCACGATCAGGCACGGGAACTGCTGGAAGAAGGAAAATTTGCACAGGCTGCTGAATTGCTCGAAGGCATGTCTTCTGATTATCCTGATTACTTGGCTGCCCGTAACAATCTGGCACTCGCCTATTATTATATGGGGCTGTTTCCCAAAGCAAAAGAGACCATTGCTGAAGTGCTTGAACAGGAACCAGGTAATCTGCATGCACTCTGTAATTTGGCCATTTTCCATCAAAATGAGAACCGGGCTGATCAAGTTCTGCTTTTGATCAAAAAATTGCGTGTCATCGTGCCATTCCAGCACGAACAAGTCTACAAACTGGCTACAACGATGGGAATTCTGGGTCAGCACGATACGGCCTATGTTCATTTCCGGCGTTTGCTCAAGGATGAAGAGACGGCTGGTGATCCGGCACTTGCTCACTATGCAGCAGTAGCAGCTTATAATACAGAGCGTTATGACGCCGCTGAGCGTTTATGGCATCATGTGTCCAAGCTTGATCCGGGTTCGGAAGTATCTCGATACTATCTGTCAGGTCTTGAGGCTGTACGGCAAGGCGAGCAAGAGCCTGAGAAGCTGAGTTATCACTATCATCTGCCATTTGATGAGCAGTTCAGACAGTGGGAGAACTATGGTAGCGGCATACCTGAAGAAATGAAGAATGATCCACTGATTCGTTCATCGTTCTTCTGGGCTTTGCGTCATGGTGATCGGGCAACGAAGCTGCAGGTTATTCATGCGCTTGGAATGATCGGCGATTATGAGGTACAGCAGGCACTTCAATCTTTCATTGAAGAGCCACGAGAAGAACCAGATTTGCTTGAGGCAGCACAAGGTGTGCTGAACGGATTGAAATCGGCTGAACATGAGGATCGGAATTCTCAGGTCGTTCGTCCTTTTTCTCCTGTAGCCTTGAAGTCTATTGGGAAGGTTCCATCCACTTCGGAGCAATCGGACACTGGTTCAACCTCCCATTGGCAGGCTGTTGTTGATCGTGCGTTACAGATGTCTGAAGCAAAGGCTGAGTTGCAGCAAGAGATGGAACGGCTCTGGACGGATTATGTATCCCGGGTACATCCGGAGGTTCCAGGTACGAAGCAGATTGAGGGTTGGGCTGCAGGACTTGAATATTTGGCAGCGAAGAATCACAGTCGGCCCGTTACCTATCAAAGCATTGCTGAGCGGTATGGGATATCGGCATCAACGGTTAGCAAGTATGCTAAACAGATTCATTCGGTTTGTAACAGCAAGCCACCACTTGTATAG